One stretch of Rathayibacter festucae DSM 15932 DNA includes these proteins:
- a CDS encoding response regulator transcription factor codes for MTFGGGLRELRLAVVDDQPLYRQMLASLLRAVPGVRSVVEASSAAEARERLRPAELDVAVIDIELGDGDGIELGRELRAGDPELAVVLLSAVDSMHRFLRLGRDEVRGWSYLSKSSSLSSPALMTAIRATLDGRTVLDPALVAARTARRSSPVDALSRRQYEVLGALASGLTNAAIAERLGIAVRSVDNHVNALYGALSLRSDGSRNPRVEATLLFLEHTR; via the coding sequence GTGACGTTCGGGGGCGGTCTGCGGGAGCTGCGGCTCGCCGTCGTCGACGACCAGCCGCTCTACCGGCAGATGCTCGCGTCCCTGCTGCGCGCGGTGCCCGGAGTCCGGAGCGTCGTCGAGGCGTCCTCGGCCGCCGAGGCGCGCGAGCGGCTGCGGCCCGCCGAGCTCGACGTCGCCGTGATCGACATCGAGCTGGGCGACGGCGACGGGATCGAGCTCGGCCGCGAGCTGCGCGCGGGCGACCCCGAGCTCGCCGTCGTGCTGCTCTCGGCGGTCGACTCGATGCACCGCTTCCTCCGCCTCGGCCGCGACGAGGTGCGCGGCTGGAGCTACCTCTCGAAGAGCTCGTCGCTCTCGTCCCCCGCGCTGATGACCGCGATCCGGGCGACCCTCGACGGCCGGACCGTGCTCGACCCCGCCCTGGTCGCCGCGCGCACCGCCCGCCGGAGCTCGCCCGTCGACGCGCTCAGCCGTCGGCAGTACGAGGTGCTCGGCGCCCTCGCCTCGGGCCTCACCAACGCCGCGATCGCGGAGCGGCTCGGCATCGCGGTGCGCTCGGTCGACAACCACGTGAACGCCCTCTACGGAGCGCTGAGCCTGCGCTCCGACGGCTCGCGCAACCCCCGCGTGGAGGCGACCCTGCTGTTCCTGGAGCACACCCGGTGA